A genomic region of Candidatus Dormiibacterota bacterium contains the following coding sequences:
- a CDS encoding ATPase, T2SS/T4P/T4SS family, which translates to MDTQACGEGRGSWRRGRRSGRADAPGTELDDLRRRVLEEVPELATLPPLERRLRVAAVAGRALGAGGGGAGPAARLLDVVDELTGLGPLEALLADTSVTEIMVNGPDQVHVEVGGELRPSSVRFRDTDHVLAVVHRLLSGTGRRIDEGAPLVDARLEDGSRINAVLPPVACGSPLLTIRRPPRRRLGVAELIELDAVDSTTVAFLHAAVLGRCNLVVTGGAGSGKTTLLAALCELVPEDQRLLVLEDVAEMSACHPHLVHQQCRPSAPDGGREVTLRDLVRNALRMRPDRLVVGEVRGVEVADMLAAMNTGHAGSMTTLHANSATDAMTRLEAMLAMALPSVGGDSLQRWIASAIDLVVHCERRAGGHRQVAEVVAVDAGEDGRPQLTTVCARAGGALRPAGATPDRCLARMRHHGVRFPVRLLSDRGVA; encoded by the coding sequence ATGGATACACAAGCCTGTGGTGAGGGCCGCGGGTCCTGGCGCCGCGGCCGCCGCTCCGGTCGCGCGGACGCGCCCGGGACCGAGCTCGACGACCTCCGGCGCCGGGTCCTCGAGGAGGTGCCGGAGCTGGCCACGCTGCCTCCTCTGGAGCGCCGGCTGCGGGTCGCGGCCGTGGCCGGCCGTGCGCTCGGCGCCGGCGGGGGAGGGGCGGGCCCGGCAGCACGGCTGCTCGACGTGGTCGACGAACTCACCGGGCTCGGCCCGCTCGAGGCGCTCCTCGCCGACACCTCCGTGACCGAGATCATGGTGAACGGTCCCGACCAGGTCCACGTCGAGGTGGGTGGCGAGCTGCGTCCCAGCTCGGTGCGCTTCCGCGACACCGACCACGTCCTCGCGGTCGTCCACCGGCTGCTGAGCGGCACCGGGCGGCGCATCGATGAGGGGGCTCCCCTGGTCGACGCCCGGCTCGAGGACGGCAGCAGGATCAACGCCGTGCTGCCGCCGGTGGCCTGCGGCTCTCCGCTGCTGACCATCCGCCGCCCGCCCCGCCGGCGGCTCGGCGTCGCGGAGCTCATCGAGCTGGACGCGGTCGACTCCACCACGGTGGCGTTCCTCCACGCCGCGGTGCTGGGGCGCTGCAACCTGGTGGTCACCGGCGGCGCCGGCTCCGGGAAGACCACGCTGCTCGCCGCCCTCTGCGAGCTGGTGCCCGAGGACCAGCGGCTGCTCGTCCTCGAGGACGTGGCCGAGATGAGCGCGTGCCATCCGCACCTCGTCCACCAGCAGTGCCGTCCCTCCGCTCCCGACGGGGGACGCGAGGTCACCCTGCGCGACCTGGTGCGCAACGCCCTGCGCATGCGTCCCGACCGGCTGGTGGTCGGAGAGGTCCGCGGCGTCGAGGTGGCGGACATGCTCGCGGCGATGAACACCGGGCACGCCGGGTCGATGACCACCCTCCATGCCAACAGCGCCACCGACGCGATGACTCGCCTCGAGGCGATGCTCGCCATGGCCCTGCCCTCGGTCGGCGGCGACTCCCTCCAGCGCTGGATCGCGTCGGCGATCGACCTGGTGGTGCACTGCGAGCGCCGCGCCGGCGGCCACCGGCAGGTCGCCGAGGTGGTGGCGGTCGACGCCGGCGAGGACGGGCGGCCCCAGCTCACCACCGTGTGCGCTCGCGCCGGCGGCGCCCTCCGCCCCGCCGGCGCCACCCCGGACCGGTGCCTGGCGCGGATGCGTCATCACGGCGTGCGGTTCCCGGTGCGGCTGCTCTCCGATCGAGGTGTGGCATGA
- a CDS encoding type II secretion system F family protein produces MSAAAPARASRAQSVGTWLRRPGDGALAARALLLAPGSPAVRLLTACAGGRGPEAALAGVRLGAVLAAAAVCLAVAVLAGPLLLLAVLPVGAAAGVLPGLALRGAARRGAEAAAGALPVALELAAAALAAGLPIDRALTIAGACTDPALERLLARTAARAAAGEPVAAALAEAARAGGVETLATVAALAGRRQRLGLPLASQLLAVAGSTRARARAETLAMAGRRGPLASLVTATVVAPACALGLLCVVLAGLLAGGRIPGIG; encoded by the coding sequence GTGAGCGCCGCGGCGCCGGCCCGGGCCTCGCGGGCGCAATCCGTGGGCACGTGGCTGCGCCGGCCGGGGGACGGCGCCCTGGCCGCCCGGGCGCTGCTGCTCGCGCCCGGCTCGCCCGCGGTGCGGCTGCTCACCGCGTGCGCCGGCGGGCGCGGTCCCGAGGCGGCCCTCGCCGGGGTGCGCCTGGGTGCCGTCCTCGCCGCCGCCGCCGTGTGCCTCGCGGTGGCGGTGCTCGCCGGTCCACTGCTGCTCCTGGCGGTGCTTCCGGTGGGCGCGGCCGCGGGCGTGCTGCCCGGACTGGCGCTCCGCGGGGCGGCCCGGCGTGGTGCCGAGGCGGCGGCGGGGGCGCTCCCGGTCGCCCTCGAGCTCGCCGCGGCGGCGCTGGCCGCCGGCCTGCCGATCGACCGCGCCCTGACGATCGCGGGCGCCTGCACCGACCCGGCGCTGGAGCGGCTGCTGGCCCGGACCGCGGCGCGGGCGGCCGCCGGAGAACCGGTGGCGGCCGCCCTCGCCGAGGCGGCGCGCGCCGGCGGGGTCGAGACCCTCGCCACCGTCGCCGCGCTCGCGGGCCGCCGTCAACGCCTCGGCCTTCCCCTGGCGTCGCAGCTGCTCGCCGTCGCCGGCTCGACCCGTGCCCGGGCCCGCGCCGAGACCCTCGCCATGGCGGGGCGGCGGGGCCCGCTGGCGAGCCTGGTCACCGCCACCGTCGTCGCCCCGGCCTGCGCCCTCGGCCTTCTCTGCGTGGTGCTCGCCGGGCTGCTGGCGGGCGGCCGCATCCCCGGGATCGGCTGA